Genomic DNA from Clavibacter michiganensis:
CGCGCGCTGGCGGTCGAAGGCGGCGCGGATCGGCGCCGTGTCGTAGACGATGTGCAGCTGCGCGATCCGGCCCTCGTCGTCGAGCTCGGCGACGTCCACGACCGTGAAGGGCGCGGGATCGCCGTTCGCGAGCACCCACGCGAAGTCGAACCAGAACGCGACGGTCGGGGTGCCCTCGTCATCGGCGCGCATCACCCGCCGCAGGGTGAGGCGCGATGCCGAGGTGTCGGCGAACAGCGCGGGGTAGAAGTCGGTGGCCGGGAGCGTGCCGTAGAGCGGCGAGTGCACGACGCCGCCGGGCGCGAACAGGGAGATCGCGGCTGCGGGATCCGCGTCCTCGAGGGCCTGGAGGTATCGGGTCACCAGCATGGGCGCGAAGGTACCAGAGGCGGCAGGGGCGGCCCGCGGCACCGGCGCGTCAGGCGGCCGGCGCCGCGCTCCGCCAGAAGCCCGCGAGGAGATCCGCGCTCGCCTCCGGCTGGTCGACCTGCGCCGAGTGGCCCGCGTCCGCGACGACCTCGTAGCGGGCGCCGGCGCGCGCGGCCATGTCGCGCTGCCAGTCCTGCGGCCAGGCGTCGTCGGCGTCGCCGTGGGAGACGAGAACCGGGATCCCTGTCGCGCGCAGCTCGTCGACGCGGTCGGTCTGCGCCTGCATGATCTCCAGCGCGCCGAGCAGCTGCGCCGACGCCGTGCCGACGAGGCGCGTGCGGAACCACTCCACCTCGGGGTCGTCGCCGTCGAGCTGCTCGGGCAGGAACCACAGCGGCCAGAGCCCGGCGCTGCCCGACGCGCGGACCGCGGCGATCTGCTCGGAGCGCTCGCCGCGGCTCCGGGGGCCCGAGTTCCAGTGCGTGTAGCTGGCGAAGCGGCCGGGGTCGCGGACCACGGCCTGCATGCCGACGACGCCGCCGAAGCTGTGGCCGAGGAGGTGCACGGGCCCGAGGGGCGCGGTGGGCGCGGCGTCGGTCGCGACGTGCCGGCCGCCGGATCCGCCGACGCCCGCGAGCGCGTCGACCACGTGGTGCACGTCCTGGCCGAGGGTCTCGAGCTCGTAGCCCGACGTGTCCACGGGCGGCTCGGCCTGGCCGGGGCCGGTGGATCCCCACTGCCCGCGCTGCGAGAACGCCACGACGGTGAAGCCGCGGTCGGCGATCGGGCCGAGGAGCGGGAAGAAGTCCTCCTTCGAGCCCGTGAAGCCGGGGACGAGCAGCGCGACGGGCGCGGTCGCCGGATCCCCGGTGCGGGCGGGCACGCGCACCGCCGACAGCCGCGCCGCCGGCACCTCGATCACGAGGTCCTCCGCGTCCTCGGGCCGGTGCTCGGACAGGGTGCGCGGGGCGCGGGCGTCGGTGCTCATGTCGTCAGCGTAGGCCGGGGTGGTGGCGGCGTCAGTCGGCCGGCGTGATCGAGAACAGCTCCTGCGGGGTCGCGCCCGTCGCGTCGCAGATGAGCGTGAGGGTCGTGAAGCGGATGGCCTTCGCGCGGTCGTTCTTGAGGATCGACAGGTTCGCCATGGTGATCCCCGTGCGGGCCGACAGCTCGGTGAGGGTCATGCCGCGGGCCCGGAGCACCGCGTCGAGGTGGCAGGCGATGCGGTGCGGATCAGACGACGCCATCGGCGTCCTCGGCGAGGCGGGCACCGGCGCGGAACGCGGCCGTGAGGGCGAGGGCCACGAGGCCCGAGAGGAGGAGGTCGAGCGGCCAGGTCGCGCCGGTGCTGCTGATCGAGTCGTAGTCGCCGCCGAGGAAGCCGGACGCCGTCGGCTGGCCGGCGGAGAACGTCCCCAGGGCGCCGAAGAGGGCGCCGAGCCCGAGCCCCGCCGCGAGGTGCGCATGCGCGACGACGTCCGCGATCCCCTGCAGCGCGCCGCCCACGAGCAGCGTGACCGCCAGCCGTCGCCAGTTCGCGACGACGAACGCGTGGAACGGCTCGCCCTGCGCGATGCCGCGGAGCGCTCGCAGGAGCCACGCGACCGCGAGCACGACGGTCACGCCGTGGACGAGGGACGGCATCGCCCCGAGGACGCGCAGCAGGAGGTCGGCGTCGGCCAGCGTGCCGTCGGCGCCCGCGGCCGGCACCGCGTCCGCGATCTGCGGGAGATCCGCGAGGGGGAGGCGGGGATCCGTGTCGCCGCCGGCGAAGAGGGACCGGCCGGTGGCGGTCGTGATGGTGCGGCTCGTGTCCGCGATCACCGTCGCCGTCATCACCAGCAGCAGCACGGAGCGCGTGACGCGCAGAACGCGCGGCCGCTCCCGGACCGGCCGGCTCTCGATGATCCCCGTGCTCGCCATGGCGTCCCCTTATCGATGCTCGATGTTATCGACAATCAACACCCTCGACGGCGCCGCGCGCAAGACCTCAGCCCGGATCCACCACCGGCAGCGTCAGCCGGAAGCGGGCGCCGGCGCCCGGCGTCGCGGGCAGGCACACGAGGTCGCCGCCCTGGGCGCGGGCGAGGGCGCGGGCGATGGGGAGGCCGAGGCCCGCGCCGCCGTCGCGGCGGTCGCGGCCGTCGTCGAGGCGCACGAGGCGGTCGAAGATCCGCTCGCGGTCGGCGTCGGGGACGCCGGGGCCGTCGTCGACGACCGTGATGCGCACGGTGCCGTCGTCGGCGCCCTCCGCCTCCACGCGCACCTCGGACGCCGCGTAGCGGGCGGCGTTCTGCAGGAGGTTGTCGAGGATCTGCGCGAGCCGGTCGGGATCCGCGCGCACGGCAGGCGGAGCACCGCGGACGTCGGCGACGACGCGCGTGCCGGGCGTGCGGGTCTGCTGCTGCGCGACCGCCTGCTCGACCACGGGCGGTACCCGCACGGGGCGGCCCTCGACCGAGAGGCCCTCGTCGAGGCGCGCCATCATGAGCATGTCGTCGACGAGGCGGCCCGCGCGGATCGCCTCGCGCACCACGTGCACCGACAGGCGCTCGCGCTCCTCGGCGCTCGGGTCGGCGCGCACGAGCGCGTCGGCGGAGGCGCGGATCCCGGCGACGGGCGTCCGCAGCTCGTGCGCCGCGTCCGCCACGAACGCGCGCATGCGGGCCTCGGCGGCGAGGGCTTGGCGCTCCGCGTGCTCGATGTCGTCGAGCATCTCGTCGAAGGCGGTCGCGGTGCGGCCGAGCTCGGTGCCGGGTCGGGTGGGACGGAGGCGGCGGCCGCGGTCGCCCCGGCCGATGGAGCGGGCGACGCCGGTCATGTCCTCGAGCGGCTGCAGGGTCCGGCGCACCACGACGACGAGCGCGACCGCCGCGAGCACGAGGAACGCGACGGAGGCCACCGCGAGGATCCCGCGGAGGGTGGCGAGCGTGTCGTCCACGGATCCGGTGCCCGCCGAGAGCACGAGCACGGTGCCGTCGCTGAGGTCGGAGCGGAGGGTGAGGGAGCCGTCCGCCGAGCTGACGGCGCTCGAGGCGACGGTCACCGTGTCGCCGCCCGTCGTGGGCGTCGCGGTCGTGGCGGATCCGGGAGCCGAGCCCAGCGGATCCGGCCCGGGCAGCGTGGCGCCGAGCGGATCGCGACCCGGCCGCACCGAGACCGCGCCGCCGTCCGGGCTCGTGATCTGCACGGCCACGCCCTGCGCGCTGAGCCGCTCGGCCAGCGCGTCGTCGTCGAGCACGCCCACGAGCGCGGCGGCGGCGGACGCCCGGTCGGCCAGCCGGTCCTGGATCTGCTGCCGCAGCTGCGCCCCGAGGATCGCCTGCACCGTGAGCGACAGCGCCACGAGCAGCACGGCGAGGAGCGCGAGCACCGCGAGGACGGTGCGCGTGCGGAGGGATCCGGTGCGCAGCGGGCCGTCCGGGGCCGTGGCGAGGGCGCGGCCGCGGGTGCGCGCGCTCACGCCTCCACCCGGTAGCCGAGCCCGCGGACGGTGTGCAGGAGCCGCGGCCCCTTCGCCTCCATCTTCTTGCGCAGCGCGCTGATGTGGACCTCGACGAGGTTCGGGTCGGCCTGGTCGTACCCCCACACCTGCGTGAGCAGCTGCGTCTTCGAGAGCGTGCGGCCGCGGTGGGCGGCGAGGTAGGCGAGGAGCTGGAACTCGATCGAGGTCAGCTCGAGCTGCTCGCCGCCGCGGCGGGCGAGTCCGGCGTCGGGATCCACCAGCAGGTCGCCGATCTCCACGACGGACGCGAGCCGCCCGCGCCGCCGGAGCACCGCGCCGACGCGCGCCACGAGCTCCGCGAGCGCGAACGGCTTCACGATGTAGTCGTCGACGCCCTGGCCGAAGCCGCGCAGGCGGTCCTCGACGGCGTCGCGGGCGGTGAGCATGATGACGCTCGCGTCGCTCCAGCGGCGGATCCGCTCGGCCAGCTGGATCCCGCTCGGTCCGGGCAGCATCCAGTCGAGCACCACGAGGTCGGGCAGGAACCCCTTGACCTCCTCCTCGAGCTCGACGCCGGACGCGAGGCCGCGGACGACGAAGCGCTCGGCGGTGAGGGTGGAGACGACGGCGGCGCGGATGGCGGCGTCGTCCTCGACCACGAGGACGCGTGCGGGAGGGAGCATGTCCCGACTGTAGGAGCCGCGGATGGGCGATCCCGGGCCCATGTCCGCTGGGGCCGCGGAACTTAAGCAGGACTTCAGATCCGATGCCGAGCCTGGATCCACGACCGCCGGCGCACCCGCGCCGCGGCGGACACGGAAGGACCACCATGGACGACACCATCACCGTCTTCGAGAAGGGCCGCGGCGCCCGGGAGCCCGGCGCGCCGACGCCCGCTCCGCGGAAGCGCCGCACGGGCATCGCCGTCGGCATCGCGGGCGCCTCCCTCGGCCTCGTCGCGCTCTTCTCCTCGGCGGCGTACGCCGACGGGAACGGCGGCGACACCAGCGGGTCGACCGGATCCGGGAGCGGCACGACCGCGACCTGCCCCGCCCCGCCCGCGCTGCCCGATGGCACGACGCCGCCCGCGCCCGTGACGCTGCCCGACGGATCCACGCCGCCGGCGCCGCCCACGAACGCGGACGGGACTCCGGCGACGCCGCCCGCTCCGCCGACCCCGCCGACGAACGCGGACGGATCCACGGCCACCGTGCCGGCGCCCCCGACGAACGCGGACGGCACGCCCGCGACGCCGCCGACGCCTCCCACCCCGCCCACGAACGCCGACGGCACGCCCGCGACGCCGCCCGCGCCGCCGACGAACGCGGACGGCACTCCCGCGACGCCGCCGGCCCCGCCCGCGGACGGCTGCGCGCCGCCCGCCCCGCCCGTCGGCGCGGACGGCAAGGCGCCCACCCCGCCCGCCGGCGGTCCCGCGGCTCAGGCCACCACGCCCGGATCCTCCGAGGGCTCGACGTCCGGCGGCACGCCCGCCACGACGCCCGCGCCCGAGGCGACGTCCGGCAGCTAGACCGGATCCCCGCCCGGCCGGGGCCCGCGACCACCGCGGGCCCCGGCCGCCCGTCTGCCACCATGGCCTGGTGACCGCCACCGTCCCCGCGCCCGCCCCGCTCATCGGCACCCACGTGCGGCTCGATCCGCTCTCGTCCGCCCACCTCCCCGCCCTCCGCGCCGCGATCGCGCACCCGGCCGTCTTCGCGGGCGGCTTCGGCGGCGGATCGGCCGGCCTCCGCACCGACCCGGCCGAGTTCGACGCGTGGGCCCGCGGCTACTTCCGCTGGGACGACCTGCCGCACGCCGTGATCCTCGTCGGCGGCCCCCACGACGGCGAGCTCGTCGGCACCACGAGCCTCACCGAGCTCGACGTGCGCCGCGAGCGCGCGCACCTCGGCTGGACCGCCTACGACCCGCGCGTCTGGGGC
This window encodes:
- a CDS encoding GNAT family N-acetyltransferase; this translates as MTATVPAPAPLIGTHVRLDPLSSAHLPALRAAIAHPAVFAGGFGGGSAGLRTDPAEFDAWARGYFRWDDLPHAVILVGGPHDGELVGTTSLTELDVRRERAHLGWTAYDPRVWGTVVNAEAKRLLLGLAFDAGFGRVKLQADARNGHSRAAILKLGATFEGVCRRDQRRADGTWRDAAIHSILADEWPAVRAGLDARIAAHEGRPVLFRTPPAS
- a CDS encoding nuclear transport factor 2 family protein yields the protein MLVTRYLQALEDADPAAAISLFAPGGVVHSPLYGTLPATDFYPALFADTSASRLTLRRVMRADDEGTPTVAFWFDFAWVLANGDPAPFTVVDVAELDDEGRIAQLHIVYDTAPIRAAFDRQRASRPTA
- a CDS encoding sensor histidine kinase, which codes for MSARTRGRALATAPDGPLRTGSLRTRTVLAVLALLAVLLVALSLTVQAILGAQLRQQIQDRLADRASAAAALVGVLDDDALAERLSAQGVAVQITSPDGGAVSVRPGRDPLGATLPGPDPLGSAPGSATTATPTTGGDTVTVASSAVSSADGSLTLRSDLSDGTVLVLSAGTGSVDDTLATLRGILAVASVAFLVLAAVALVVVVRRTLQPLEDMTGVARSIGRGDRGRRLRPTRPGTELGRTATAFDEMLDDIEHAERQALAAEARMRAFVADAAHELRTPVAGIRASADALVRADPSAEERERLSVHVVREAIRAGRLVDDMLMMARLDEGLSVEGRPVRVPPVVEQAVAQQQTRTPGTRVVADVRGAPPAVRADPDRLAQILDNLLQNAARYAASEVRVEAEGADDGTVRITVVDDGPGVPDADRERIFDRLVRLDDGRDRRDGGAGLGLPIARALARAQGGDLVCLPATPGAGARFRLTLPVVDPG
- a CDS encoding alpha/beta fold hydrolase gives rise to the protein MSTDARAPRTLSEHRPEDAEDLVIEVPAARLSAVRVPARTGDPATAPVALLVPGFTGSKEDFFPLLGPIADRGFTVVAFSQRGQWGSTGPGQAEPPVDTSGYELETLGQDVHHVVDALAGVGGSGGRHVATDAAPTAPLGPVHLLGHSFGGVVGMQAVVRDPGRFASYTHWNSGPRSRGERSEQIAAVRASGSAGLWPLWFLPEQLDGDDPEVEWFRTRLVGTASAQLLGALEIMQAQTDRVDELRATGIPVLVSHGDADDAWPQDWQRDMAARAGARYEVVADAGHSAQVDQPEASADLLAGFWRSAAPAA
- a CDS encoding response regulator transcription factor, translated to MLPPARVLVVEDDAAIRAAVVSTLTAERFVVRGLASGVELEEEVKGFLPDLVVLDWMLPGPSGIQLAERIRRWSDASVIMLTARDAVEDRLRGFGQGVDDYIVKPFALAELVARVGAVLRRRGRLASVVEIGDLLVDPDAGLARRGGEQLELTSIEFQLLAYLAAHRGRTLSKTQLLTQVWGYDQADPNLVEVHISALRKKMEAKGPRLLHTVRGLGYRVEA
- a CDS encoding helix-turn-helix domain-containing protein → MASSDPHRIACHLDAVLRARGMTLTELSARTGITMANLSILKNDRAKAIRFTTLTLICDATGATPQELFSITPAD